AGGTGTATGTTTGTCCGGAGCCCACGTGCGTCTACCATGATCCGTCACGTGCTCTCGGAGACCTCACAGGAATCAAGAAGCATTATTACCGGAAGCACGGTGATGAGAAGAAGTTTAAATGCGAGAAATGCAATAAGTTTTACGCTGTAGAATCTGATTGCAAAGCCCACTTTAAGAATTGTGGCACCAAAGAGTATCGATGTGTTTGTGGTACCAAATTCTCAAGGTAAACTATATAACGTCTTTCTTGGTTCCAttctataatcttttttttttccttttcatagTTTTGTTCATATTATGAATCATATTGAATAAGAATCGGTTATACTATAAGTGTgatataaacattaaaaacgTGTTGGTTAAGCCATACATGTTAATAGTCTATAGCCATTAACATTTGTCATtccaaattcaaatttttttttatacggTGAATTGATAATACTGAGCTTATCTTAATTACATTTTTTGGGGGGTGTTATTGCAGAAGCGACAGTTACGAGACGCATAGGGCATTCTGTGAGGCATTAGCACAAGAGTCAGCAGGAAACCCTAACTTGAGCTTCACGGAAATGTTAGCAGCCGCTGGTGGAAGTGATGGCAGTAGCAGACATGGATTATACGGCGGTGCTTCTTCTGGCCTCTCTCACAACCATTTTGGTGACAACTCAAACTCTGGTTTTGCCCCTCCAGCCGCAGGTTTTAATCTGAACCGTTCATCGTCCCCAAAGTTTGAAGACTTTTTTCCTCAGTCCACAAACCCTAACCATGGCCCTACTACTAATTTCCCCATGCAATACCCTTCGAACCAAGGACTATTGGCACGGAACGACCAGAATCTCATGAACCAGCACGGTCTCatcaacagcaacaacaacaataacaacttGTTCAATCCCGGATACTTTCAAGCCAACACTCAGAACCTCTCTGATCAGACAGGTGGTCCTCCTCTTTTCCACCATGCTGACAACAACGTTCCTTCTGCTCTGCTTAGAGGGTCAAGTATGGCCGCTAATAACTTTGGAGGCAGTGGTAATGCAAACTCTCAAGGTCAAATGAACTCTCTTGCTGCGACAAGTGGTCATCAAGGCCGGCCCGGTAGCAGCATTTTCGACCATCGTTTGGGAAACAATCTAAGCATCGGAGGCCCTGATAGGCGGACTTTGGACTTTCTTGGCGTTAACGGTCGTGGTGGCCGTAATGAACCTCCTTTGGACCTTGACATGAAGTTTTCAGATCCAAATAATCCATTCGGAAATGTTTGAGAAGATCGTACACCTCCTATGTTCTTGCTTTGCTCCTTggagattttatttttaagcctttataattatctattaattaaaaaaatatctataagtaaagaaaaaaaatatctatgagaaaaaaaaactatatataactaTTTCTTTAAATTGTTACTAATGATGTAATGGAAATCTCGAACCAAAGTTTCTTTGGTAAAATTTGGTTTCTTCAACCTGTTGAGTCAATCCccgttaatatatatttttattggaaaATAACTATATTATTTGCTCTTATTCTACGCCAACAAAAACAAACAGTGGTCAAGATTAGATCCTGCTAACAAAACACTTTGAAATGCTTGTTTCTTAAAGCCTGGAAACAAATAACCAGAAAACGTTAGTGGCTTTGCAATAATTTACTTCACTGAAGAACTACCTTACTAGCAACCATGCAAACGTCTAATATATGAATTGTTGCATGCTCAGAATAACCAATCTACATGATCGAGTTACATCATTGGGTTTTCAACCTGCAATTCCTATATCTAAGGTTTTCGATAAAGCTAATTCATAACGAGAAACTACACAATACTGTTAGTGTCAGAGATTACTCTTCCTCTAatcgaaaaaataaaaacaaatggtCAATATCTCAAAATAGATGTAGATCCCACTAACAGAAAACGTTGAAATGCTTGGTTCTTAAAGCCTGGAAATATTgaccatatattttattataatagatTCTACAAATATATGagcatgaaaatatatttttatatacactgcttttcaggaaaaaaaaagttcacaaaaaatttgaaattgaaaataaataatcatccctttaaactattattttaaacaacatagtatatataagtatatggaaattattaaactattttcttagGGGGAAGTTTTATGTTTATCACATTGTTGgtatcattatttatttttaccatCAATAAACAgacatttcaaaatattttattcattaagagGCAAACGACTCttataatcttattttttatatatatatatatataataaatatttttttcgaatttttttgtcaagttttcttttttggaattcgaaaattattttagaaatatttttaaaatctttaaaaaaacgAACAAACTAAAAAAACCTCTCTCCTTAATCTCTCCaccttctctctaaaatttcttcaaaatatttttaaaatcttaaaaaaaaagaacaaactaaAAAACACCTCTCCTTAATCTCTCCACATTCTCTCTAAAATTTCTTCAAAACTTCATCTTCGTTCACCAGCTCCGGCTGCTTCCTCAGAGCCGGAGTTGGGTTTCgtttttagttttatgtttttttttgcttttgatttTCATCGGGTGGTTTGCATGTTGATTTTGATGGTGATAAGCTCAACCTTCAGATCTGTCCTTGATCTGTTTTGTGTTAGCTTGCGTTGAGGTTCTGGATCTGCAAGAACTACGGTGGAGGTTGGTCTTAAGTTGCATGTATCCCATCTCCTTTGCTGATGTCTTTGCCTGCTCTCCGTTTCGATCATTCATCCGGTTACTTCTCAATCTGATGTTTGAATGGTTTATGGTGATTCGCTCCCTGTCTACAACTCAGAGGTCTGATCGAGTCCTCGTCTCTCACTTGCTTCATCAAAGGCATCTCCTTGTCACTCCTTCATCGAGTCTGACTCTGCCGTTTCGggtaaaaaaaagaatgatgTGTCCGGTTAAAGCTTAGGTTCTTTAGTTAACTTGTTATGCTTATTCACTTTGGGAGGTCTCATGTTCTTCTTCAAATTTGCGCTTGGAGTGTAGTGTTTATCAGTTTGGAACTTTCTTCGCCTTAGTGTTAGCTTACTTTTATTCTTGCTTTAGCTTTGAACCTCTTAATCACCATGTAAGTTTTATCTAGTTTGTGTTAATCTCTTTCTCTTGGTGAGGGCTTTGTTTCTAGAGAACATGTTTCTGCCGGCCTAAAATTCAGGGAAATCCTTTATTTCCGCCAGGGTTGATATTGATCATTGTACCTGCTGTAAAACACTCTATTTAATATAATCAtctttagttttttaatttatatatttattagaaccTTAAATTCCACATTCCAAAAATTCTACCCCATAAATGTATTTTCCTTCTTTAAAAATGACGATTAAAGCGGTTTAGATAAAATTTAGTTTTGCGAATTAAACCATTTGtgcattatttaaaatatatgtctCACATTTATAATCAACTATAAAAAATGATATCAAATAATACGCTAAATATTACGATTGAACCAAATtagtaatattttcttttaaagtaTAACCTTCAATGTAggaaaagtataaaaaatagtGAATGTTTTAGttgtttaaaaaacaaaaagatatgaTTTAAATGAAGtgatagattttaagaaaaaaattatacaataaacttctttttaaatggttttaaccaaATATTCAAAAccagtttttaaaaaagaaaataatgatttaaaaaaattgatattataCTTCTATGAAGACTAAGTgaatttaatatgattttataataattgaaacaaatatatatattattttttattttataaccaaaacgttaaatatgtaaaatctaaaataatttaaaaataaaataataatatgttattatgtcatatatttacaatagcTAATTAATGATGGTCAAAATTACAATGGATAAGTTTGAACAATGATTTCAATATCTACGACTAATTTTCAATGATTAATTACCGAACGGTTACAGAGTTGAAAcgtattcaaaaattaattaatgtattaaaaagtCCTTTTAAGAAAAGGTGAAATGGACTATGGCTATATATATTGAGATATTGCAAGGCTTACTTCTACATATTCAAGAGCAGAGCAACAGAATAAAAGAGAGATAGGATTGTTTGAGGTGTGTATTTGTATACAGtatacttataaatataatttgcataaggcttcttcttcttcaccttcaaacattatcatcatcatctacttGGCGTCTTTCGTTGTCTCTAAACTTTAGCTATTTACTGACCTTTTTTTCTTGGTTTCCTTCTTTGCACCTCAACACTAGGagtacaaaagaaaacaacttaTTACATGTCTTCTTTCAAAAAGTTACAAATGAAATCTAACTCTTTGGAATTATATTTGCTCTACTCGTAAATGTCTTCTAGTGGCTTTTTTTCCTTTCGTGTCGTCAATCTATATATGTGGCGTGTTCTTGTTCATCTAAATATCTGCTTTCGTTTTATTCTAAATCATATTTCATTTCTAcctttattttacaaattattttactaatGGACTTTTGTAGAATAAGCAAAAGCAAACCC
This genomic interval from Brassica napus cultivar Da-Ae chromosome A6, Da-Ae, whole genome shotgun sequence contains the following:
- the LOC111198840 gene encoding protein indeterminate-domain 6, chloroplastic-like, encoding MSSSYNNTISSSSTQSFPILAIGANNFNREETAMTMNQRPNSVSPPPRRLRNKPGNPSPDAEVIALSPEEIMATNRFQCEVCQKGFQREQNLQLHRRGHNLPFNLKQKSDEQVRRKVYVCPEPTCVYHDPSRALGDLTGIKKHYYRKHGDEKKFKCEKCNKFYAVESDCKAHFKNCGTKEYRCVCGTKFSRSDSYETHRAFCEALAQESAGNPNLSFTEMLAAAGGSDGSSRHGLYGGASSGLSHNHFGDNSNSGFAPPAAGFNLNRSSSPKFEDFFPQSTNPNHGPTTNFPMQYPSNQGLLARNDQNLMNQHGLINSNNNNNNLFNPGYFQANTQNLSDQTGGPPLFHHADNNVPSALLRGSSMAANNFGGSGNANSQGQMNSLAATSGHQGRPGSSIFDHRLGNNLSIGGPDRRTLDFLGVNGRGGRNEPPLDLDMKFSDPNNPFGNV